One Lacunisphaera limnophila DNA window includes the following coding sequences:
- a CDS encoding ATP-binding cassette domain-containing protein: MIEARQLTKTFKDKKRGLITAAAEVSFTCQPGRIYGLLGANGAGKTTTLRMLATLLKPTSGSCTVAGHDAGTAPELVRANVGFLAASTALYGRLTAREMITYFGRLNGMTEAAIAARIKHLADELDMHEFLDRRCDKFSTGMKQKTSIARTLIHDPAVMIFDEPTLGLDVMTARSIVKFVRDCRDRGKTVIYSTHVMSEVEKLCDTIGIIHGGRLVAEGTLPELQARFGERDMEEIFVKAVGGEAALAAALKT, translated from the coding sequence ATGATCGAAGCCCGTCAACTCACCAAGACCTTCAAGGACAAGAAGCGCGGCCTCATCACGGCCGCGGCGGAGGTGTCCTTCACCTGCCAGCCGGGCAGGATCTACGGTCTCCTCGGGGCCAACGGCGCGGGCAAGACCACCACCCTGCGGATGCTGGCCACGCTGCTCAAACCGACCAGCGGATCCTGCACAGTCGCCGGGCACGACGCCGGCACGGCCCCGGAGCTCGTCCGCGCCAATGTCGGGTTCCTGGCGGCCAGCACGGCCCTCTACGGGCGGCTTACGGCCCGGGAGATGATCACGTATTTCGGCCGTCTCAACGGCATGACCGAGGCGGCGATCGCCGCGCGGATCAAGCATCTGGCCGATGAGCTCGACATGCATGAATTCCTCGACCGGCGCTGCGACAAGTTTTCCACCGGCATGAAGCAGAAGACCTCGATTGCCCGCACGCTCATCCATGATCCGGCGGTGATGATTTTCGACGAGCCGACGCTTGGTCTCGATGTCATGACGGCCCGCTCGATCGTGAAGTTTGTCCGCGACTGCCGCGACCGCGGCAAGACGGTGATCTATTCGACCCACGTGATGAGCGAGGTCGAGAAGCTGTGCGACACCATCGGCATCATCCACGGCGGCCGGCTGGTGGCGGAAGGCACGCTCCCGGAGTTGCAGGCCCGGTTCGGCGAGCGCGACATGGAAGAGATCTTTGTGAAGGCCGTCGGCGGCGAGGCCGCGCTGGCCGCCGCCCTGAAAACCTGA
- a CDS encoding aldehyde dehydrogenase family protein, which produces MTRLPITKTPKVYVGGAFIRSESARTFPLADATGKFFANIPQCTRKDLRNAVEAAAKAGPGWAKRTPYNRGQILYRLAEMLEARQADMADALAVGGARPAAATKEITATIDRLIHYAGWADKYEQVLGSVNPVASPHFNFTVTEPMGIVGVLAPDEAPLLALVSLLTPAITSGNTVVALASSTQPYPAIVLGEMLATSDLPGGVVNLLTGFRKEIVPTLATHTHLRAITGVANADERKTLKLGAADSVKRVKLLKAEDAVDWYADRAQGLYELRDTLEFKTTWHPIGA; this is translated from the coding sequence ATGACCCGCCTCCCCATCACCAAAACGCCAAAGGTTTACGTCGGCGGCGCCTTTATCCGCTCCGAGAGCGCGCGCACATTCCCGCTCGCGGATGCCACGGGAAAATTCTTCGCCAACATCCCCCAGTGCACGCGCAAGGACCTGCGCAACGCCGTCGAGGCCGCCGCCAAGGCCGGTCCCGGCTGGGCGAAGCGCACGCCCTACAACCGGGGCCAGATCCTCTACCGCCTCGCCGAGATGCTCGAGGCCCGCCAGGCCGACATGGCGGATGCCCTGGCCGTGGGCGGCGCCCGCCCGGCGGCCGCGACGAAGGAAATCACCGCCACCATCGACCGCCTCATCCACTACGCCGGCTGGGCCGACAAGTACGAGCAGGTGCTCGGCAGCGTGAACCCGGTGGCGTCGCCGCACTTCAACTTCACCGTCACCGAGCCGATGGGCATCGTGGGCGTCCTCGCCCCCGACGAGGCTCCCCTGCTCGCGCTGGTCTCGCTGCTGACCCCCGCCATCACCAGCGGCAACACGGTCGTCGCGCTGGCCTCCTCCACCCAGCCCTATCCGGCCATCGTGCTCGGCGAGATGCTCGCCACCAGCGACCTGCCCGGCGGCGTGGTCAACCTCCTCACGGGCTTCCGCAAGGAAATCGTGCCGACCCTCGCGACGCACACCCATCTGCGCGCCATCACGGGGGTGGCGAACGCCGACGAACGCAAGACCCTCAAGCTCGGTGCCGCCGACAGCGTGAAACGCGTGAAGCTCCTCAAGGCCGAGGACGCCGTGGACTGGTACGCCGACCGGGCCCAGGGCCTCTACGAACTGCGCGACACGCTGGAGTTCAAGACCACGTGGCATCCGATCGGCGCCTGA
- a CDS encoding VOC family protein has translation MEKPKTGTISWADLTVPDAVGVKDFYAAVAGWGVMPVAMDGYEDFCMMPPGAEMPAAGICHARGPNADLPAQWLVYITVPDLAAALAACQAKGGQIIRDAKEMGGAKMAVIRDPAGAVAALYQPGDGPGC, from the coding sequence ATGGAAAAACCCAAGACAGGCACGATCTCCTGGGCGGATCTGACGGTTCCGGACGCTGTCGGCGTCAAGGACTTCTATGCGGCGGTGGCGGGCTGGGGCGTGATGCCCGTGGCGATGGATGGTTATGAGGACTTCTGCATGATGCCGCCCGGGGCGGAAATGCCCGCGGCGGGTATCTGTCATGCGCGCGGACCGAACGCCGACCTGCCCGCACAGTGGCTGGTTTACATCACGGTGCCCGACCTCGCGGCGGCGCTGGCCGCCTGCCAGGCCAAAGGCGGCCAGATCATCCGCGACGCGAAGGAAATGGGCGGCGCGAAGATGGCGGTGATCCGCGATCCCGCCGGCGCGGTTGCCGCCCTTTACCAGCCGGGTGACGGTCCGGGTTGCTGA
- a CDS encoding POT family MFS transporter → MDDKKLITAPLKTDQMPPGIPYIIATEAAERFSFYGMRAILVVFMTQYLRDATGALAVMSENEANQQYHLFLSLGYFLPVAGAILADVFFGKYRTIFWLSLIYCGGHLALALDETRLGLTSGLILVAIGMGGIKPCVSAIVGDQFGARNQHLLSKAFGWFYFAINAGSMISIPLTPLLLKYAGPGWAFGVPGILMGIAAVIFWAGRYKFVHIPPAGRSFFRENFNREGFSAIGRIAAIYVFVAIFWSLWDQSGSEWVLQAEKMDRQVSVLGYNFEILSAQIQTLNSVFILAMIVVCNYVLFPLISRVFPLTELRKIGLGLVVTAVSFIIAAWIESQITAGLRPHIIWQVPAFLLLSTGEVMVSVTALEFAYTQAPKRMKSIVMVLYMWAISAGNLFTALVHKFIANADGSSKLPGAWFYLFFVGLCLLTAVVYVFVARLYTPKTYLQDEAPAAT, encoded by the coding sequence ATGGACGACAAAAAACTCATCACGGCGCCGCTCAAGACGGACCAGATGCCCCCGGGCATCCCCTACATCATCGCCACGGAGGCGGCCGAGCGGTTCAGCTTCTACGGGATGCGCGCCATCCTGGTCGTGTTCATGACGCAGTACCTCCGCGACGCCACCGGGGCGCTGGCGGTGATGTCGGAAAACGAGGCCAACCAGCAATACCACCTGTTCCTGTCGCTCGGTTATTTCCTGCCCGTGGCCGGCGCCATCCTCGCCGACGTGTTCTTCGGCAAGTACCGCACGATCTTCTGGCTTTCGTTGATCTACTGCGGCGGACACCTGGCGCTGGCACTGGATGAGACCCGGCTGGGGCTGACCTCCGGTCTGATCCTGGTCGCCATCGGCATGGGGGGCATCAAGCCCTGCGTGTCCGCGATCGTCGGCGACCAGTTCGGCGCGCGCAACCAGCACCTCCTGTCGAAGGCCTTTGGGTGGTTTTATTTTGCGATCAACGCGGGTTCCATGATCTCGATCCCGCTCACGCCGCTGCTGCTCAAGTATGCGGGCCCCGGTTGGGCTTTTGGCGTCCCGGGCATCCTGATGGGCATCGCGGCAGTCATATTCTGGGCGGGGCGCTACAAGTTCGTGCACATCCCGCCGGCCGGCCGCTCGTTTTTCCGCGAGAACTTCAACCGCGAGGGTTTTTCCGCCATCGGCCGGATTGCCGCGATCTATGTCTTCGTCGCCATCTTCTGGTCCTTGTGGGACCAGAGCGGGAGCGAATGGGTGCTGCAGGCGGAGAAGATGGACCGGCAGGTCTCGGTCCTGGGCTACAATTTCGAGATCCTCTCCGCCCAGATCCAGACGCTGAACAGCGTGTTCATCCTCGCGATGATCGTGGTGTGCAATTACGTGCTTTTTCCGCTCATCAGCCGCGTCTTTCCGCTCACCGAGCTGCGCAAGATCGGCCTCGGGCTGGTGGTGACGGCGGTGTCGTTTATCATCGCCGCCTGGATCGAATCGCAGATCACGGCCGGGTTGCGGCCCCACATCATCTGGCAGGTGCCGGCCTTCCTGCTGCTGTCCACGGGCGAGGTCATGGTGTCGGTGACGGCGCTGGAGTTCGCCTACACCCAGGCGCCGAAGCGCATGAAATCGATCGTGATGGTGCTCTACATGTGGGCGATCTCCGCCGGCAACCTCTTCACCGCGCTGGTCCACAAGTTCATCGCCAATGCGGACGGATCCTCCAAGCTGCCGGGCGCCTGGTTCTACCTCTTTTTTGTCGGCCTCTGCCTGCTGACCGCGGTCGTCTACGTGTTTGTCGCGCGCCTCTACACGCCCAAGACCTACCTGCAGGACGAGGCGCCGGCCGCCACCTGA
- a CDS encoding c-type cytochrome, whose translation MKSTPSPRSFLLLLAAAALPLTGAETADALIERGRYLVHDVAGCVDCHSPRDEKGQFLADRHLTGAVLGFAPTVPMPWAPAAPSIAGLEGYTTEQAVTFLMTGTRPSGVPPLPPMPAYRLNQADARAVVAYLQSLAKKS comes from the coding sequence ATGAAATCCACGCCCTCCCCTCGTTCATTCCTCCTCCTGCTGGCCGCCGCGGCCCTGCCCCTGACCGGCGCCGAAACGGCCGATGCGCTCATCGAGCGCGGCCGTTACCTGGTCCATGACGTCGCCGGTTGTGTCGACTGTCACTCGCCCCGCGACGAAAAAGGCCAGTTCCTCGCCGACCGGCACCTGACCGGCGCGGTCCTGGGCTTCGCGCCCACGGTGCCGATGCCCTGGGCCCCCGCCGCCCCGTCGATCGCGGGACTCGAAGGCTACACCACCGAGCAGGCGGTGACGTTCCTCATGACCGGCACCCGGCCCAGCGGTGTACCGCCGCTGCCGCCCATGCCGGCCTACCGCCTCAATCAGGCGGACGCCCGGGCTGTCGTCGCCTACCTGCAGTCGCTGGCGAAAAAATCCTGA
- a CDS encoding aldehyde dehydrogenase family protein, whose protein sequence is MATLTSPKKRSAARPAPALIFGDLWEFDPAPETADPRLKPRYDLFIGGRFVAPTAGKYFDSINPANETKLAEIAQANAADVDAAYVAAKKAFDTTWGKMPGKERAKYIFRLARLLQDRAREFAVAETMDGGKPIKESRDFDVPMAAAHFFYHAGWADKLDYVAPGRKVAPLGVVGQVIPWNFPLLMLAWKIAPALAMGNTVVIKPAETTSVTALKFAEIIQDAGLPPGTVNIVTGFGDTGAAVMNHPTAAKVAFTGSTEVGKIIMRSLAGTDKKMTMELGGKAANIVFDDAPLDQAVEGIVNGIFFNQGHVCCAGSRLLVHEPVAAAVLAKLKTRIRTLRVGDPLDKNTDIGAINSKEQLTRITKLVAAGVKEGAAMYQPPGQLPAKGYYFRPTVFSGVSMSHRIAREEIFGPVLSILTFRTPEEAVEKANNTAYGLSAGVWTDKGSRILKLSTELKAGVVWANTYNKFDPASPFGGYKESGFGREGGRQGLLDYCQLI, encoded by the coding sequence ATGGCAACACTCACTTCCCCCAAGAAACGTTCCGCCGCCCGGCCCGCGCCCGCGCTCATCTTCGGCGATCTCTGGGAATTTGATCCCGCGCCCGAGACCGCCGACCCGCGGTTGAAGCCGCGCTATGACCTGTTCATCGGCGGCCGGTTCGTCGCGCCCACGGCGGGCAAGTATTTCGACTCCATCAACCCGGCCAACGAGACGAAGCTCGCCGAGATCGCCCAGGCCAATGCCGCCGACGTGGATGCCGCCTACGTGGCGGCCAAGAAAGCGTTCGACACGACCTGGGGAAAAATGCCGGGCAAGGAGCGTGCGAAGTACATCTTCCGCCTCGCCCGCCTGCTGCAGGACCGCGCCCGGGAGTTTGCCGTGGCCGAGACCATGGACGGCGGCAAACCCATCAAGGAATCGCGCGACTTTGATGTGCCGATGGCGGCCGCGCATTTCTTCTATCACGCCGGCTGGGCCGACAAGCTCGACTACGTGGCGCCCGGCCGGAAGGTGGCGCCGCTGGGCGTGGTCGGTCAGGTCATTCCCTGGAATTTCCCCCTGTTGATGCTCGCGTGGAAGATCGCCCCCGCACTGGCCATGGGCAACACGGTGGTCATCAAGCCGGCCGAGACCACCAGTGTCACCGCGCTGAAATTCGCCGAGATCATCCAGGACGCCGGGCTCCCGCCCGGCACGGTCAACATCGTCACCGGATTCGGCGACACGGGCGCGGCGGTGATGAACCACCCCACAGCCGCGAAGGTCGCCTTCACCGGCTCGACCGAGGTGGGCAAGATCATCATGCGCTCGCTGGCCGGCACGGACAAGAAGATGACCATGGAGCTCGGCGGCAAGGCGGCCAACATCGTGTTCGACGACGCGCCGCTCGACCAGGCCGTGGAGGGCATCGTCAACGGCATCTTCTTCAACCAAGGTCACGTCTGCTGCGCCGGTTCGCGCCTGCTGGTCCACGAACCCGTGGCCGCCGCCGTGCTCGCCAAGCTGAAGACCCGCATCCGCACGCTGCGCGTCGGCGACCCGCTCGACAAGAACACCGACATCGGCGCCATCAACTCGAAGGAGCAGCTCACACGCATCACGAAGCTCGTCGCCGCCGGCGTGAAGGAGGGGGCCGCGATGTACCAGCCCCCCGGCCAGCTGCCCGCGAAGGGGTACTACTTCCGCCCGACGGTGTTTTCGGGCGTCAGCATGAGCCATCGCATCGCCCGGGAGGAGATCTTCGGGCCGGTGCTCAGCATCCTGACCTTCCGCACGCCCGAGGAGGCGGTCGAGAAGGCGAACAACACCGCTTACGGCCTGAGCGCCGGGGTGTGGACCGACAAGGGTTCGCGCATCCTCAAGCTGAGCACGGAGCTCAAGGCGGGCGTCGTCTGGGCCAACACCTACAACAAGTTCGATCCCGCGTCGCCCTTCGGCGGCTACAAGGAAAGCGGCTTCGGCCGCGAGGGCGGCCGCCAGGGGTTGCTCGATTATTGCCAGCTCATCTGA
- a CDS encoding ribokinase, with amino-acid sequence MKARVVIVGSYVQDLAFYVEAFPGPGDCVLAELRPGAGGKGFNQAVAATRAGAPTLFVGAIGQDSAGAHAREFARRNGVQTEFILKKKEPTGAASIAVNHAGQNQIMVALGANLALHVRDLPVRPLAAADVVLCQAESDMKTAAHVLRVARRHGAVTVFNPAPMHPGVDLAILRHVEVLIPNEAEFVSLVNRSPRSGVKNFTVEALHRLAPDRLHTLCRSFNVPIVIVTLGARGCFVSQPDVYARVQAHEVDPVDTAGAGDAFVGGFAAGLVKFNKNIIEAVHFANAVAALAVTQHGTAPAMPTAREIARFLRRRDHA; translated from the coding sequence ATGAAAGCCCGTGTCGTCATTGTCGGCAGCTACGTCCAGGACCTCGCGTTTTATGTGGAGGCTTTTCCGGGTCCCGGTGACTGCGTGCTTGCCGAACTGCGGCCCGGTGCCGGGGGCAAGGGCTTCAACCAGGCCGTGGCCGCGACCCGCGCCGGAGCCCCCACCCTCTTCGTCGGCGCCATCGGTCAGGACAGCGCCGGCGCCCACGCCCGCGAGTTTGCCCGCCGAAACGGCGTCCAGACGGAATTCATCCTGAAAAAGAAGGAGCCCACCGGGGCCGCCTCCATCGCCGTCAACCACGCCGGGCAAAACCAGATCATGGTCGCGCTCGGCGCCAACCTCGCCCTGCACGTCCGCGACCTGCCGGTGCGCCCGCTCGCCGCCGCCGACGTCGTCCTCTGCCAGGCCGAGAGCGACATGAAGACCGCCGCCCACGTCCTGCGGGTGGCCCGGCGCCACGGGGCGGTGACGGTCTTCAACCCCGCGCCCATGCACCCCGGGGTCGACCTGGCCATCCTCCGCCACGTCGAGGTGCTGATCCCCAACGAGGCCGAGTTTGTCAGCCTGGTGAACCGCTCCCCCCGCAGTGGCGTGAAGAATTTCACCGTCGAGGCCCTGCACCGCCTCGCCCCCGACCGCCTGCACACCCTCTGCCGCTCGTTCAATGTGCCGATCGTCATCGTGACCCTGGGCGCCCGCGGCTGCTTTGTCTCCCAACCCGACGTGTATGCCCGCGTGCAGGCGCATGAGGTCGACCCCGTGGATACCGCCGGCGCGGGTGACGCCTTCGTGGGCGGCTTTGCGGCGGGCCTGGTAAAATTCAACAAGAACATCATCGAGGCCGTCCACTTTGCCAACGCCGTGGCCGCCCTGGCCGTCACGCAGCACGGCACCGCCCCGGCCATGCCTACGGCCCGTGAAATCGCCCGCTTCCTGCGCCGCCGCGACCATGCATGA
- a CDS encoding sensor histidine kinase, protein MSVTRTISARYARPVGLAAGPVPVVRSRAMTADPEAKLERAKHRLYVLCQAAGWGGLLAMQLFYQDAVDKQSDTPLHDRAILVMIILQGLLLTHYVRALIRRWGWLQLGWAPLVPRLLGLAALMSLAWSVVGYGYIYGVLDEPWTSSQITLRLGFVASTINGVLLFCGWFSLYFIYHVFERLRRMQLEQLRLATSAKEAELRALKSQVNPHFLFNSLNSLRALIDEDAPRARESVTRLANMLRYSLQSGQQETVPLEEEVRIVEDYLALEMIRHEARLRVRWAVSETVRHLPVPPMLLQTLVENAVKYGISVRREGGEITITAALEGDDLHIRVSNPGDLAGPVSAPAAMAGSSTGVGLRNASERLQLLFGDRARLSLSAGPAGCVTAHVLIPGRPATAKGNR, encoded by the coding sequence ATGTCCGTCACCCGCACCATCAGCGCCCGCTATGCCCGGCCGGTCGGTCTTGCCGCCGGCCCGGTTCCCGTGGTTCGCTCGCGGGCGATGACCGCCGACCCTGAAGCCAAGCTGGAGCGCGCCAAACACCGGCTCTATGTCCTGTGCCAGGCGGCGGGCTGGGGTGGTTTGTTGGCCATGCAGCTTTTTTACCAGGATGCGGTGGACAAGCAGTCCGACACCCCGCTGCACGACCGGGCGATCCTCGTGATGATCATCCTGCAGGGTCTGCTGCTCACGCATTATGTGCGGGCCCTGATCCGGCGCTGGGGCTGGCTGCAACTCGGCTGGGCGCCCCTCGTGCCGCGGCTGCTGGGGCTGGCGGCGCTGATGTCGCTGGCCTGGTCGGTGGTCGGCTACGGCTACATCTACGGCGTGCTGGACGAACCCTGGACCTCGAGCCAGATCACGCTGCGGCTCGGCTTCGTGGCTTCGACGATCAACGGCGTATTGCTGTTCTGCGGCTGGTTCAGCCTCTACTTCATCTACCACGTCTTCGAGCGCTTGCGCCGCATGCAGCTGGAGCAACTCCGGCTGGCCACCAGCGCCAAGGAAGCGGAGCTCCGCGCCCTCAAGTCGCAGGTCAACCCGCACTTCCTGTTCAACTCCCTCAACAGCCTGCGCGCCCTGATTGACGAAGATGCCCCGCGGGCCCGTGAATCGGTGACCCGCCTGGCCAACATGTTGCGTTACTCCCTTCAATCCGGCCAGCAGGAGACGGTCCCGCTGGAGGAGGAGGTCCGCATCGTGGAGGATTACCTGGCGCTCGAGATGATCCGCCATGAGGCCCGCCTCCGGGTGCGTTGGGCGGTGTCCGAGACGGTGCGCCATCTCCCGGTGCCGCCGATGCTGCTGCAGACCCTGGTCGAGAATGCCGTCAAGTACGGCATCTCGGTGCGCCGGGAAGGTGGCGAGATCACGATCACGGCGGCGTTGGAGGGTGACGACCTGCACATCCGGGTCAGCAATCCCGGCGACCTGGCGGGTCCGGTGAGCGCTCCGGCGGCGATGGCCGGCTCCTCCACCGGCGTCGGCCTGCGCAACGCCTCGGAGCGCCTGCAGCTTCTTTTCGGCGATCGCGCCCGGCTCAGCCTGTCTGCCGGCCCGGCGGGTTGTGTAACCGCCCACGTGCTCATTCCCGGCCGGCCGGCGACCGCCAAAGGCAACCGATGA
- a CDS encoding LytR/AlgR family response regulator transcription factor translates to MKALLIDDERLARNELRRLLAAHPDIEIVGEAVDVEDALEKVAALKPGLLFLDVQMPGADGFSLLERLEPPLPAVIFTTAYDEFAVKAFEFNALDYLLKPVDPNRLIAALERLRARETPTTPGGAPVPTTRLALEDKVFVREGDRCWFVPVKSIRLLESEGNYTRLYFDDQKPQLFRSLTAMEERLDSRHFFRANRKQVINLTWVEGIEPWFSGGLLVKLKGGLKVELSRRQAQDFRERMSL, encoded by the coding sequence ATGAAAGCCCTCCTGATCGACGACGAGCGCCTGGCGCGCAACGAACTCCGCCGCCTGCTGGCGGCGCATCCCGACATCGAGATCGTCGGCGAGGCCGTGGATGTGGAGGATGCGCTCGAGAAAGTCGCCGCGCTCAAGCCCGGCCTGCTCTTCCTCGACGTGCAAATGCCCGGGGCCGACGGTTTCAGCCTGCTGGAGCGGCTCGAGCCGCCGCTGCCGGCCGTGATCTTCACCACCGCCTACGATGAGTTTGCGGTGAAAGCCTTTGAGTTCAACGCGCTCGACTACCTGCTGAAGCCGGTGGACCCCAACCGGCTCATCGCGGCGCTGGAGCGGCTGCGGGCGCGCGAGACGCCCACCACGCCCGGCGGCGCGCCCGTCCCGACCACGCGGCTCGCGCTGGAGGACAAGGTGTTCGTGCGCGAGGGCGACCGCTGCTGGTTTGTCCCGGTGAAGAGCATCCGGTTGCTCGAGTCCGAGGGGAACTACACGCGCCTCTATTTTGATGACCAGAAGCCGCAGCTCTTCCGCTCGCTCACCGCGATGGAGGAGCGGCTGGATTCGCGGCACTTCTTCCGGGCCAACCGCAAGCAGGTCATCAACCTGACCTGGGTCGAGGGCATCGAGCCCTGGTTCAGCGGCGGCCTGCTGGTGAAGCTGAAGGGCGGCCTGAAGGTGGAGCTCTCCCGCCGCCAGGCGCAGGACTTCCGCGAGCGCATGAGCCTGTGA
- a CDS encoding YdeI/OmpD-associated family protein translates to MSPAPFRAKLYKVALIHWVDLPKRDIDALALPRADIKGGGLGLNALLRFNDDLDRVTLLPCKRGRYKLAFKAELLRAAEVHAGDTIDFTLAPDTASREPDLPGELARAFQNRPELRVRWLAHSVAIRRQVVRYITDARTAETQAKRCWIFIERLAETGKLSG, encoded by the coding sequence ATGAGTCCTGCCCCTTTCCGCGCCAAACTCTACAAGGTCGCCCTGATCCACTGGGTCGACCTGCCGAAACGCGACATCGACGCGCTGGCCCTACCCCGCGCCGACATCAAGGGCGGGGGCCTGGGCCTGAACGCGCTGCTCCGCTTCAACGACGATCTCGACCGCGTCACCTTGCTCCCCTGCAAGCGCGGGCGCTACAAACTCGCGTTCAAGGCCGAGCTCCTGCGCGCGGCGGAGGTCCACGCCGGGGACACGATCGACTTCACCCTCGCCCCCGACACCGCCTCGCGTGAGCCCGATCTGCCCGGCGAGCTGGCCCGCGCCTTCCAAAACCGGCCTGAACTCCGGGTCCGCTGGCTGGCCCACAGCGTGGCGATCCGCCGCCAAGTGGTGCGCTACATCACGGATGCCCGGACGGCGGAGACCCAGGCCAAGCGCTGCTGGATCTTCATCGAGCGCCTGGCCGAAACCGGCAAACTGTCGGGCTGA
- a CDS encoding ABC transporter permease gives MNWHTIVTIYLKELKDSLRDRRTLISMIVVPTLLMPVIMFGAGYVMSKVMRQAKAEATSLVVLGGADSPAVVAALKADPKFKLVEPYMDFKKMISEKHIRLAVEIPEGFEAALQNGEARTVTLYHYQGEMKSSMGVGEVERFFRNLREKTVETRLTARGLPADLVHPFEIKQQNVAPPAKVGGNIIGGLVPYIIIILCFTGAMYPAIDLTAGEKERGTMETLLCSPVHRVNIVLGKFLMVMTASIATIALTLVSTAASIILGGSMLAGKGGGAAAAGGGGFVPVIDPAGILGVFAMIAPVATFFAAILLTISLFAKSYKEAQSYVSPLIIVVLLPAMMGMLPGIELSAKTALIPILNVCLACKEMLSGVWHWGYLALIFGSTAAFAAGALALCVWMFNREDVMFRA, from the coding sequence ATGAACTGGCACACCATCGTCACGATCTACCTCAAGGAGCTGAAGGATTCGCTACGCGACCGGCGCACGCTGATCTCGATGATCGTCGTCCCGACGCTCCTCATGCCCGTCATCATGTTCGGGGCGGGTTACGTCATGTCCAAGGTCATGCGGCAGGCCAAGGCGGAGGCGACTTCGCTGGTGGTTCTCGGCGGGGCGGACTCGCCGGCCGTGGTGGCCGCCCTCAAGGCCGACCCGAAGTTCAAGCTCGTCGAGCCGTACATGGATTTCAAAAAGATGATCTCGGAGAAGCACATCCGCCTCGCGGTGGAGATCCCGGAGGGTTTCGAGGCCGCTCTGCAGAACGGGGAGGCCCGCACGGTCACGCTCTATCATTATCAGGGGGAGATGAAATCCTCCATGGGCGTGGGCGAGGTGGAGCGCTTTTTCCGCAACCTGCGGGAAAAGACGGTGGAGACGCGGCTCACGGCCCGCGGGCTTCCGGCGGACCTGGTGCATCCGTTTGAGATCAAGCAGCAGAATGTCGCCCCGCCGGCGAAGGTCGGGGGCAACATCATCGGCGGTCTCGTGCCCTACATCATCATCATCCTGTGCTTCACCGGCGCAATGTACCCGGCGATCGACCTGACCGCCGGTGAGAAGGAGCGCGGCACCATGGAGACGCTGCTCTGCAGCCCGGTCCACCGGGTGAACATCGTGCTCGGGAAGTTCCTCATGGTGATGACGGCCTCCATTGCCACCATCGCGCTGACCCTGGTCTCGACCGCGGCCAGCATCATCCTGGGCGGCAGCATGCTGGCCGGCAAGGGCGGCGGCGCGGCGGCAGCCGGGGGCGGCGGGTTTGTGCCGGTCATCGATCCGGCGGGCATCTTGGGGGTCTTCGCCATGATCGCGCCGGTGGCCACGTTCTTTGCCGCGATCCTGCTCACGATCTCGCTCTTCGCCAAGAGCTACAAGGAGGCGCAGAGCTACGTCTCGCCGCTGATCATCGTCGTGTTGCTCCCCGCGATGATGGGCATGCTGCCCGGCATCGAGCTCAGTGCGAAGACGGCGCTGATCCCCATCCTCAACGTCTGTCTCGCCTGCAAGGAGATGCTCTCCGGCGTCTGGCACTGGGGTTACCTCGCACTCATCTTTGGTTCGACCGCGGCTTTTGCTGCCGGGGCCCTGGCCTTGTGTGTCTGGATGTTCAACCGCGAGGATGTGATGTTCCGGGCTTAA
- a CDS encoding zinc ribbon domain-containing protein: protein MPHAFVPPTECPVCGEAVPRGARACPGCGADERSGWNEEATRYDGLDLPDAAFDDEPPASPRRAPRWLWPVVAFLTLGALIITFLFR, encoded by the coding sequence ATGCCCCATGCCTTCGTTCCTCCCACCGAATGCCCCGTCTGCGGCGAAGCCGTGCCGCGCGGCGCGCGCGCGTGCCCGGGTTGCGGGGCGGACGAGCGCTCGGGGTGGAACGAGGAGGCCACGCGTTATGACGGGCTCGACCTGCCGGACGCCGCCTTCGACGACGAGCCGCCCGCATCGCCGCGGCGCGCGCCGCGCTGGCTTTGGCCGGTCGTGGCTTTTCTCACCCTCGGGGCGCTGATCATCACCTTCCTTTTCCGCTGA